The following proteins are encoded in a genomic region of Bacillus sp. FJAT-22090:
- a CDS encoding DUF4097 family beta strand repeat-containing protein: MNLKKIAIISLFILLAGAAINIVLNLKDTLVLKSDEIIVKDQSYNNIQITSDNATVELLPSKSEETKVVFSGKSKKRTKYNFSADVKGDTLEIELIEKRWDFIQFGFSSLNTKLTVYVPEKEYNELKTELENGRIIVENTHFKDAFLVTNNGSIQLKDIQAENVNVESDNGQILMEEVDGKIKAETNNGRIIFLSTNLERSIELETDNGFIEIQTDKEPQNATIDANVDNGKIDIFGSSNKQSIFGNGENLIKLETDNGKITVK; encoded by the coding sequence ATGAATCTAAAGAAAATTGCTATCATATCATTGTTTATTTTATTGGCGGGAGCAGCAATCAATATTGTCTTGAACTTAAAAGATACACTCGTGCTGAAATCAGACGAAATAATTGTGAAAGATCAATCATACAACAATATTCAGATAACGTCAGATAATGCTACTGTAGAACTTTTACCTTCGAAAAGCGAAGAAACAAAAGTTGTATTCTCAGGAAAATCAAAAAAAAGAACGAAATACAATTTTTCCGCTGATGTAAAAGGAGATACGTTGGAAATTGAATTAATAGAAAAACGCTGGGATTTCATTCAGTTTGGTTTTTCCTCTCTAAATACTAAGTTAACAGTATATGTACCAGAAAAAGAATACAATGAGTTAAAAACAGAGTTGGAAAATGGACGTATCATAGTGGAAAATACGCATTTCAAAGATGCATTTCTAGTTACTAACAATGGTTCTATCCAATTAAAAGATATTCAAGCAGAGAACGTAAATGTTGAATCTGATAATGGACAGATACTAATGGAAGAAGTAGATGGTAAGATTAAAGCGGAAACAAACAATGGACGAATCATATTTCTTTCAACTAATTTAGAAAGATCTATTGAGTTGGAAACAGATAATGGATTTATTGAAATACAAACTGACAAAGAACCTCAAAATGCTACAATTGATGCAAATGTAGATAACGGTAAGATTGATATTTTCGGTTCATCCAACAAACAATCTATATTTGGAAACGGTGAAAACTTAATCAAGTTAGAAACGGATAACGGAAAAATTACGGTCAAATAA
- a CDS encoding YitT family protein, whose protein sequence is MKNLIIIISSLVIAFGFNCFLVPHGILSSGISGIAILLGIITPFDTGILNFALNLPIVILGYFKLGKMITFNTLLCVVSLSFFLYIIPTEPVTNNILLSSIFGGIIGGLGVGIILKYSGTSGGLDIIAIIVSRMSNVSVGMLLTAMNGLIVLISGTIFNWEIALYTLLSIYLTGKMVDTIYTNHEKLTMQIVTTQGELIRKELLTTIYRGVTITDGYGGYTLEQKQILMMVVTRYETMQIKQIVRKHDNNAFINIFETVEVDGKFARN, encoded by the coding sequence ATGAAAAACTTAATAATTATCATCAGTTCACTCGTTATAGCATTTGGTTTCAATTGCTTTCTAGTCCCGCATGGTATTTTGAGTAGTGGAATCAGTGGAATCGCTATTTTGCTTGGAATAATTACACCATTTGATACTGGTATCTTGAACTTTGCCCTAAATTTACCAATTGTCATTTTAGGTTATTTTAAACTTGGAAAAATGATAACCTTTAATACACTTTTATGCGTTGTTTCTCTTTCTTTTTTCTTGTATATAATACCAACTGAACCAGTTACAAATAACATTTTGCTTTCATCTATTTTTGGTGGGATTATAGGTGGACTTGGAGTAGGGATTATCTTAAAGTACTCAGGTACTTCAGGTGGTTTAGATATCATTGCCATTATTGTATCAAGAATGAGTAATGTAAGTGTTGGCATGTTACTAACTGCCATGAATGGACTGATTGTTTTAATATCTGGTACGATTTTTAACTGGGAAATTGCTTTATATACACTTTTATCTATTTATCTTACTGGAAAAATGGTGGACACCATTTATACGAATCATGAAAAATTAACGATGCAAATTGTTACTACACAAGGGGAACTGATTCGAAAAGAGCTGTTGACTACGATTTATCGTGGTGTAACAATTACTGATGGATACGGTGGTTATACATTAGAGCAGAAGCAAATTTTGATGATGGTCGTTACCCGATACGAAACTATGCAAATAAAACAAATAGTACGTAAGCATGATAACAATGCTTTTATTAACATATTTGAAACAGTAGAAGTAGACGGCAAATTTGCTAGGAATTAA
- a CDS encoding sigma-54 interaction domain-containing protein, giving the protein MNINEIYHLSDYDNVLIVDENGITIFYDLADLNILKQLGLRPEEFLRKNVTSFYQNFTNEDSTLMTVLSTGEALWNIEQRLTSTNGFSYLSKSSTFPIKKGDSIIGAIEFSKHFYEIQDMEKLERFADHKIYRKNNTIYTIDNLISESTVMQEVKNKISKVSNTDSTVLIYGETGTGKEIVAQSIHNLSTRYTQSYISINCAEIHEDLLEKILFGTEKDSSTLTPVITGLLEQANGGTIFLDEVNALDIKLQARLLKVIEDKTIRRVGSTQDIHLNIRLIAATNEDPDKLVSEKGLREDLYYRLSVFRIDLPLLAERKEDIRVLTNYYIQFYNRHMQMKIDHIEDDVLLVFQQYNWPGNVRELKNAIETAYNNASTKNITLNDIPSKVSKFKNKLVNIFKSEKPINLKDKVEEYERGLIVLELQHTGGKLAETARRLGISKQLLKYKMEKYELR; this is encoded by the coding sequence ATGAATATCAATGAAATATATCATTTGTCTGATTATGACAATGTATTAATAGTCGATGAAAACGGGATTACAATTTTTTACGATCTAGCAGATTTAAATATCTTAAAACAACTCGGTCTTAGACCAGAAGAGTTTTTGCGAAAAAATGTAACATCTTTTTATCAAAACTTCACGAATGAAGATAGTACTTTAATGACCGTATTAAGCACAGGTGAAGCGTTATGGAATATAGAACAACGATTGACATCAACGAATGGTTTTTCTTATCTATCAAAAAGCTCTACCTTTCCTATAAAGAAAGGAGATTCAATTATAGGGGCTATCGAGTTTTCTAAGCATTTTTACGAAATACAAGATATGGAGAAGCTTGAACGATTTGCTGATCATAAAATTTATAGAAAAAATAATACAATCTATACAATTGATAATTTAATTTCTGAAAGTACTGTTATGCAAGAAGTAAAAAATAAAATTAGCAAAGTTTCCAATACAGATTCAACCGTTCTTATTTATGGAGAAACGGGGACCGGAAAAGAGATTGTTGCTCAATCTATACATAATTTAAGTACTCGATATACTCAGTCATATATATCTATAAATTGTGCGGAAATCCATGAGGACCTCTTGGAAAAAATTCTTTTTGGGACCGAAAAAGATAGTTCGACTTTAACTCCAGTTATTACTGGTTTGTTAGAGCAAGCTAATGGCGGAACTATCTTTTTAGATGAAGTGAACGCATTGGATATTAAACTACAGGCGAGGTTATTAAAAGTAATTGAAGACAAAACGATCAGAAGAGTTGGAAGTACTCAGGATATTCACTTGAATATTCGACTAATTGCTGCTACAAATGAGGATCCAGATAAGTTAGTAAGTGAAAAGGGATTAAGGGAAGATTTGTATTACCGTTTAAGCGTTTTCCGAATAGACTTACCTTTATTGGCAGAGCGAAAAGAGGATATTAGAGTCCTAACCAATTATTATATTCAATTTTATAATCGTCATATGCAAATGAAAATCGATCATATAGAAGACGATGTTTTACTTGTATTTCAGCAATATAACTGGCCAGGAAATGTTCGAGAATTAAAGAATGCTATTGAAACTGCCTATAATAATGCAAGTACAAAAAATATTACTCTGAATGATATACCTTCAAAAGTTTCGAAATTCAAAAATAAATTGGTAAATATATTTAAATCAGAAAAACCTATAAATTTGAAAGATAAAGTGGAGGAATATGAAAGAGGTTTGATTGTTCTTGAGCTACAGCATACTGGTGGGAAATTAGCCGAAACAGCAAGAAGACTAGGAATATCCAAACAATTACTTAAATACAAAATGGAAAAATATGAATTAAGGTAA
- the brnQ gene encoding branched-chain amino acid transport system II carrier protein, with translation MSKTVQHSLLVGFALFAIFFGAGNLIFPPSIGNASGSEWIIALIGFCVTGIVLPLLAVIAILNAGGKFEDLTRPISPWFYKVFNLLLMVGIGMFVTIPRMSATTHELGVHQLFPGVPSIATIIVFFAICFYFAMDKSNVIDKIGKVLTPLLVIILLFIVGKGIFDPIGIPEVSNIKNAFSNAFISAYQTGDVVTGIFCAPIFIAAIASYGYKGQQARKMAITGTIIAGLGLLVVYGGLLFLGASGSGLFPTDIGDTALVSALIDISLGGFGAIALAIAIALACLTSAIGVVAVIADFLNDLTKEKLSYRTWVLIICVTGVVIGSFGVENIVNYTMPIFTALYPVAIVLVILGTFRNFVPNAGSYRGTILLTFIVSLIETVSSLGVKVPLLSTFVTKLPLSSDGFSWLVPAIVGFIIGTILDKSKDQQNDSIKPTKPIEAE, from the coding sequence ATGAGTAAAACAGTTCAACACAGTTTATTAGTAGGATTTGCTTTATTTGCAATATTCTTTGGAGCAGGTAATTTAATTTTTCCGCCTTCCATTGGTAACGCTTCTGGAAGTGAATGGATTATAGCATTAATCGGTTTTTGTGTTACAGGAATCGTTTTGCCGCTTCTAGCAGTGATCGCTATATTAAATGCTGGAGGGAAATTTGAAGATTTGACGAGACCAATTAGCCCTTGGTTTTATAAAGTATTTAACTTATTATTAATGGTTGGTATTGGAATGTTCGTTACAATCCCACGTATGTCTGCAACGACGCATGAACTTGGTGTTCATCAATTGTTTCCAGGCGTTCCTTCCATTGCGACTATCATAGTATTTTTTGCTATTTGTTTTTACTTTGCTATGGATAAATCAAATGTAATCGATAAGATTGGTAAAGTACTTACACCTTTGTTAGTCATTATTCTTCTATTTATCGTAGGAAAAGGTATTTTTGATCCAATTGGTATACCGGAAGTCTCAAATATTAAAAATGCTTTTTCAAATGCTTTTATTAGTGCTTACCAAACTGGAGATGTTGTAACAGGAATATTTTGTGCGCCTATATTTATAGCTGCTATTGCTAGTTATGGGTATAAGGGACAACAAGCACGTAAAATGGCTATTACTGGAACGATTATTGCCGGGTTAGGATTACTCGTTGTATATGGTGGATTATTATTTCTTGGAGCATCAGGAAGCGGATTATTCCCAACTGATATTGGAGATACAGCTTTAGTTTCTGCGTTAATCGATATTTCACTTGGAGGTTTTGGTGCAATTGCTTTAGCAATCGCTATAGCATTGGCTTGTTTAACATCTGCTATTGGAGTTGTTGCAGTAATTGCAGATTTCTTGAATGATCTTACTAAAGAAAAATTAAGTTATCGTACTTGGGTTTTAATTATTTGTGTTACTGGAGTAGTTATCGGTTCATTTGGTGTCGAAAATATTGTGAATTATACAATGCCAATTTTCACAGCTTTATATCCGGTAGCAATCGTATTAGTTATATTAGGTACTTTCCGAAATTTTGTACCAAATGCTGGTTCATATAGAGGAACAATCTTATTAACATTTATCGTTAGTTTAATAGAAACAGTTAGTTCTTTAGGGGTTAAAGTTCCATTATTATCGACATTTGTTACAAAATTACCATTGAGCTCAGATGGATTCAGCTGGTTAGTGCCAGCAATCGTAGGTTTTATTATTGGCACAATTCTTGACAAGTCTAAAGATCAACAGAATGACTCAATTAAACCAACTAAACCTATAGAAGCAGAATAA
- a CDS encoding aminoglycoside phosphotransferase family protein, translating into MYPERFEKKIIGAFGEDGKEFLYSLETTINEFLHKWNLISEGPVDNLSYNYVLKVKDQDGNPAILKLGVPNYDFKNEIRTLQTYNGKGCVKLLDADAEKGVMLLEHLLPGTMLNIVEEQEAIKYFAKVWMEIRRPIKGNSDHPFIKNWLSAFDRYLETYSIEEGPISNDYIYLAKTFYSEISDSSKGNELLHGDLHHENILFSEAYGWIAIDPKGVIGDTYFDLISFLTNQLFDKPNPQQFFKNRVFSLCDEMNLDKDRLLKAGFTMSTLYACWGIEDNDPEWGRSFTCAQWFNKLRGII; encoded by the coding sequence ATGTACCCAGAAAGATTTGAGAAAAAAATAATAGGGGCTTTTGGTGAAGACGGAAAGGAATTTTTATATTCCTTGGAGACGACCATAAATGAATTTTTACATAAATGGAACCTAATTTCAGAGGGGCCAGTCGATAATTTGTCTTATAATTATGTTTTAAAAGTAAAAGATCAAGATGGAAACCCTGCCATTTTAAAGCTAGGTGTTCCAAATTACGATTTTAAGAATGAGATTCGAACACTCCAAACTTATAACGGTAAAGGGTGTGTAAAATTATTAGATGCCGATGCTGAAAAAGGTGTAATGCTGTTAGAGCATTTACTTCCTGGAACTATGTTAAATATAGTGGAGGAACAAGAGGCTATTAAGTATTTTGCTAAAGTATGGATGGAGATTCGGAGACCGATCAAAGGAAATTCTGATCATCCTTTCATAAAAAATTGGCTAAGTGCATTTGATCGTTATTTAGAGACCTATTCTATTGAAGAGGGACCAATATCAAATGATTATATCTACTTGGCAAAAACTTTCTATAGTGAAATATCAGATTCTTCTAAAGGTAATGAACTATTGCATGGAGATTTACATCATGAAAATATTTTATTTTCGGAAGCTTACGGTTGGATTGCTATTGATCCAAAAGGAGTAATTGGTGATACCTATTTTGATTTAATTTCTTTTCTCACGAATCAGTTGTTTGATAAACCAAATCCTCAGCAATTTTTTAAGAATAGAGTGTTTTCTCTTTGTGATGAGATGAATTTGGACAAAGATCGGCTTTTGAAAGCTGGATTTACGATGTCTACTTTATATGCATGTTGGGGAATAGAGGATAATGATCCAGAATGGGGACGTTCTTTTACATGCGCTCAGTGGTTTAACAAACTAAGGGGTATCATATAA